One Chlamydiales bacterium genomic window, ACACGACAATCACGAAAAAAAATATTAAATTTTTGAGCCAAAAGATAAAGAAAATCTGTAAGGATATTGGGAAATAATTCATTTTCAAAAATATCAAGAATTTCAGAAAAGCGCAAAAGATGTAATCCAAGATCAATTTCAGATGGGTGTTCAAGAACAATTTTATCAGTTTTTAGAAGTTTATTGATCTTAACCCCTCCAATTTTACGCTTAATCCCGTTGATTCTAGCATAAGAATATAAAATAAAAAGGGCGGTATTCCCCTCAAAACAAAGCATTTTTTCATAACTAAAGAGATAATCACTCATCCGATTACAAGAAAGATCAGCATATTTGACAGCATTTATCCCTAAAATATGGGCCAAAGCATCGCGCTCTTCTTCCTTGAGATTTTGTTGCTTCTCAATAAGAATTTTTTTTGCCTTTTCAATCGCTTTTCTCAGAAGATCAATTAATCGTTCTACTTCTCCTGAACGAGTCCGAAATTTCTTTCCATCTCCCCCAAGAACCAATCCAAATGGAACATGATCAAACCGTACTTTTTCTGGATCAAGATATTGCGCTTGTTCAGCAGTTTTACGAATCAACTCAAAATGAAGATTTTGACCAGCATCTGTCACAATAATAATACGATCAGCTTGTTCATCTTCAATACGATGGACCATTGCAGCCATATCAGTGGTATCATAATTATAACCACCATCTGATTTCTGAATCATTAATGGAATCCGTAACCCTTCATGGAATATACATTTTGCCCCTTCTGAAATCACTACCAATTCTTTCTCTTCTAAATCCTTGACAATATCAGGTAGCATAAGATTATAAAATGATTCACCCCGTTCCTTAAGTTTAATATTCAAAAGATCATAAACTTCCTGGAATCCTTTTCGGGAAATGTCACAAATTATTTCCCATGCTTTTAGAGCAAATAAATCTCCTCTCTGCAAGGCAACAACAGCACAACGTGCGCGATGCTTAAACTCTTCATCACTATCAAATTTCTTTTTGGCATTTCTATACCATTC contains:
- the argS gene encoding arginine--tRNA ligase — protein: MISLIDIVTKSLEKAVHRAFSELSIENLTIHVTPVTQKKFGHYQCNSAMQFAKYLKKAPQEIAKIIVFHLDKEVFEKVEIAGPGFINLTFRTPFLSLLVDKMLRDRRLGIPLPSKPKRIIVEFSSPNIAKEMHVGHLRSTIIGDAIARLFEFLGHHVIRLNHVGDWGTAFGMLIAYLEDECPEVLEEKTQIPLSTLMEWYRNAKKKFDSDEEFKHRARCAVVALQRGDLFALKAWEIICDISRKGFQEVYDLLNIKLKERGESFYNLMLPDIVKDLEEKELVVISEGAKCIFHEGLRIPLMIQKSDGGYNYDTTDMAAMVHRIEDEQADRIIIVTDAGQNLHFELIRKTAEQAQYLDPEKVRFDHVPFGLVLGGDGKKFRTRSGEVERLIDLLRKAIEKAKKILIEKQQNLKEEERDALAHILGINAVKYADLSCNRMSDYLFSYEKMLCFEGNTALFILYSYARINGIKRKIGGVKINKLLKTDKIVLEHPSEIDLGLHLLRFSEILDIFENELFPNILTDFLYLLAQKFNIFFRDCRVKGLPQQNQRLLLCEVVAKTMQKGLEIIGIQTVDKI